From a single Larimichthys crocea isolate SSNF chromosome XIII, L_crocea_2.0, whole genome shotgun sequence genomic region:
- the LOC113747365 gene encoding ictacalcin-like: MSDLTKALAMLQATFDKYAGKDGDSNTLSKAELADLLHKELPYGESIDKAKVDNFFSLLDNDKDGVVDFTEYVTFVTALGVMCRGK; encoded by the exons ATGTCAGACCTCACCAAAGCATTAGCTATGCTCCAGGCTACCTTTGACAAGTACGCTGGAAAAGATGGAGACAGTAACACTTTATCCAAAGCAGAACTCGCTGACCTGCTTCACAAAGAGCTTCCTTATGGAGAA agTATTGACAAAGCTAAAGTGGATAATTTCTTCAGCTTGTTGGACAACGACAAAGATGGTGTTGTTGATTTCACTGAGTATGTCACTTTTGTAACGGCCCTCGGTGTGATGTGTAGGGGCAAGTAA